Proteins encoded within one genomic window of Camelina sativa cultivar DH55 chromosome 19, Cs, whole genome shotgun sequence:
- the LOC104764773 gene encoding transcription factor DIVARICATA-like — MVSIPWWTKEDNKNFEIALAQFPEGSPSFLERIAEHLRKPVEEVKFYYEDLVYDVEQIETGKVPLPKYRDDDDDYVSLKKAAESKSQGTGRKKGIPWTPEEHRLFLDGLDKYGKGDWKSISRECVKTRSPMQVASHAQKYYLRQSSDGKKGKRSSIHDMTLGHADNVTVPGSNLKSMGHQPHFGDQIPPDQYYQYYSQDNFGLFDDDAHGGCLPSYDELYSYKF; from the exons ATGGTTTCGATTCCGTGGTGGACGAAGGAAGATAACAAGAATTTTGAGATTGCTCTGGCGCAATTCCCGGAGGGCTCGCCGTCTTTTTTGGAGAGAATCGCCGAGCATCTGCGGAAACCGGTGGAGGAGGTGAAGTTCTACTACGAAGATTTGGTCTACGATGTTGAGCAGATCGAAACAGGTAAGGTTCCTTTGCCCAAGTACCGGGATGATGATGACGATTACGTGTCACTGAAGAAAGCGGCTGAGTCCAAAAGCCAAGGCACGGGGAGAAAGAAGGGAATTCCTTGGACACCAGAGGAACATAG ATTGTTTCTGGATGGACTAGATAAGTATGGGAAAGGAGATTGGAAGAGCATTTCGAGGGAATGTGTGAAGACAAGGAGCCCGATGCAAGTGGCAAGCCATGCTCAGAAGTATTACTTAAGGCAAAGTTCTGACGGTAAGAAGGGGAAACGCTCGAGTATCCATGACATGACTCTGGGACATGCGGACAATGTAACCGTTCCTGGATCCAACTTGAAGTCTATGGGACATCAGCCACATTTTGGTGACCAAATTCCTCCGGATCAATATTACCAATACTACTCGCAGGACAACTTCGGgctttttgatgatgatgctcaTGGTGGGTGTTTACCAAGCTATGATGAATTATATTCTTACAAGTTTTGA